From a single SAR202 cluster bacterium genomic region:
- the ftsY gene encoding signal recognition particle-docking protein FtsY: protein MLRIFKRNKEESKAKTQQAVQKSRGSLFGRIMGILKSSPQLDESLWEQLEEILISGDVGVETSLSIVQRVKERAKKESLGDAQQVFGVLKEELISALGDGATKADTETKSQAGPYVVLVVGVNGVGKTTSIAKLAKLYAGGGQRVLLAAGDTFRAAAIEQLQILAQRVGVDVVAHQHGADPGAVAFDAYQAAKARDIDVLIVDTAGRLHTKTNLMEEMKKVRSVIKRLDASAPHHTLLVLDATTGYNGLAQAKAFKDTIECSGIFLAKLDGTAKGGIALAIRRELGLPIYYIGTGEKIEDIAPFEPEEFVEALLAPLN, encoded by the coding sequence ATGTTGAGGATCTTTAAGCGGAACAAGGAAGAGTCTAAGGCTAAGACGCAGCAGGCGGTACAGAAAAGCCGCGGGTCTCTGTTCGGGCGCATCATGGGCATACTGAAGTCATCGCCGCAGCTTGACGAGTCGTTGTGGGAGCAGCTGGAGGAGATACTTATTTCCGGCGACGTGGGAGTTGAAACCTCGCTGTCCATAGTGCAGAGGGTTAAGGAGAGGGCGAAAAAGGAGTCGCTGGGCGATGCGCAGCAGGTGTTTGGTGTCCTCAAGGAGGAGCTGATATCGGCGTTGGGCGATGGCGCTACAAAGGCGGATACAGAGACGAAATCCCAGGCGGGGCCATATGTGGTGCTGGTGGTTGGCGTGAACGGCGTGGGCAAGACGACGAGCATCGCCAAGCTGGCCAAGCTCTACGCCGGTGGGGGGCAGCGGGTGCTGCTGGCCGCGGGGGACACGTTCCGGGCGGCGGCCATTGAGCAGCTGCAAATCCTGGCGCAGCGTGTGGGCGTAGACGTTGTAGCCCACCAGCACGGGGCGGACCCCGGGGCGGTGGCTTTTGACGCTTACCAGGCGGCCAAGGCGCGGGATATTGATGTGTTAATCGTCGACACGGCGGGCCGGCTTCATACCAAGACCAACCTGATGGAAGAGATGAAGAAGGTGAGGTCAGTGATAAAGCGGCTGGACGCGTCGGCGCCGCACCATACACTGCTGGTGCTGGACGCGACGACAGGATACAACGGTCTGGCGCAGGCCAAGGCTTTTAAGGACACAATAGAGTGTTCCGGGATATTCCTGGCGAAGCTGGACGGGACCGCCAAGGGCGGTATAGCCCTGGCGATAAGGCGAGAGCTGGGGCTACCGATTTATTACATTGGAACAGGCGAGAAGATAGAGGACATAGCGCCTTTCGAGCCGGAAGAGTTTGTCGAGGCGCTGCTGGCGCCATTGAACTGA
- a CDS encoding acetyl-CoA carboxylase biotin carboxyl carrier protein subunit (composes the biotin carboxyl carrier protein subunit of the acetyl-CoA carboxylase complex, the enzyme that catalyzes the carboxylation of acetyl-CoA to malonyl-CoA, which in turn controls the rate of fatty acid metabolism): MGATAKVTVEGQSYVVEVEGLTVRPAHRPAASKPAQPVAAPKPHAAPKPQPAADTGSITSPMSGKVLAIKVKPGATVSAGDEVCVVEAMKMEQSIRAPRDGKVKKIHVKPMQQVAIHAPLVDLE, translated from the coding sequence ATAGGCGCTACAGCCAAAGTGACCGTGGAGGGTCAGAGCTATGTGGTGGAGGTAGAAGGTCTTACGGTACGGCCGGCTCACCGGCCCGCAGCGTCGAAGCCCGCCCAGCCCGTCGCCGCGCCAAAGCCTCACGCGGCGCCTAAGCCACAGCCAGCGGCGGACACCGGTTCCATAACGTCTCCGATGTCAGGGAAGGTGCTGGCGATTAAGGTGAAGCCAGGGGCAACAGTGTCGGCAGGTGACGAGGTGTGTGTGGTGGAGGCGATGAAGATGGAGCAGAGCATTCGGGCGCCGCGGGACGGGAAGGTGAAGAAGATTCATGTGAAGCCGATGCAGCAGGTGGCGATACATGCTCCCCTGGTGGACTTAGAGTAA
- a CDS encoding zinc-binding dehydrogenase has protein sequence MKAVYIESHGGPEVLKYGERPEPYIQPHELKIRVRAAGINRLDTYVRAGIRGQKRQFPPPHIIGGDCAGEVIDVGSRVSAIKKGQRVVVNPRVSCGVCSYCLAGDDDLCPNSRFMGSAIDGSYAEYVVVPSVNVHPIADSVSFEEAAAMPTVYLPMWNMLIRKTRLKPWETVLVLSASAGVGTAAIQVAKRVIGARVIATTSSPEKAARARELGADHVIDYTKEDMAQRVKDLTGGEGVDVVVDHVGAQFFEAAYNSLKRGGRYGNCGVTTGYQAQLQMGTLFTRELKLFGVYMGSKEDMRQVVAMLNAGKIKPVVHQVFPLQQAPEAHKTMESRGFFGKLVLKV, from the coding sequence ATGAAAGCTGTCTATATCGAAAGCCACGGTGGTCCCGAAGTCCTCAAGTACGGCGAACGCCCGGAGCCTTACATCCAGCCCCACGAGTTAAAAATCCGGGTCCGCGCCGCTGGCATCAACCGGCTCGACACCTACGTCCGCGCAGGCATTCGAGGCCAGAAGCGCCAATTCCCCCCACCTCACATTATAGGTGGCGACTGCGCCGGCGAAGTCATTGATGTAGGAAGCCGCGTCTCCGCCATCAAAAAAGGCCAGCGCGTCGTCGTCAACCCTCGCGTCTCCTGCGGCGTCTGCTCTTACTGCCTGGCCGGCGATGACGACCTCTGCCCCAATTCTCGATTTATGGGCAGCGCCATCGACGGCAGCTACGCCGAATACGTCGTCGTCCCCTCCGTCAACGTCCACCCAATCGCCGACTCCGTCTCTTTCGAAGAAGCTGCTGCCATGCCCACCGTTTACCTGCCGATGTGGAACATGCTTATCCGCAAGACCAGACTAAAGCCCTGGGAAACAGTCCTGGTCCTCTCCGCCTCCGCCGGCGTGGGTACCGCCGCCATTCAGGTCGCCAAACGCGTCATCGGCGCCAGGGTCATCGCCACCACCAGCAGCCCTGAGAAAGCCGCCAGGGCAAGAGAGCTCGGCGCTGACCATGTCATCGACTACACCAAAGAAGACATGGCCCAGCGAGTCAAAGACCTGACCGGCGGCGAAGGCGTGGACGTTGTCGTCGACCACGTAGGCGCTCAGTTCTTCGAAGCCGCTTACAACTCTCTCAAACGCGGCGGACGGTACGGCAACTGCGGTGTCACCACCGGCTACCAGGCGCAGCTCCAGATGGGCACACTCTTTACCCGGGAGCTTAAGCTCTTCGGCGTCTACATGGGCTCCAAGGAGGACATGCGGCAGGTTGTGGCCATGCTCAACGCAGGCAAGATAAAACCCGTCGTTCACCAGGTCTTTCCCCTCCAGCAAGCCCCCGAAGCCCACAAAACCATGGAATCCCGAGGGTTCTTTGGCAAGCTGGTGCTGAAGGTATAA
- a CDS encoding CCA tRNA nucleotidyltransferase: protein MPPSRKRKAPSSSDLLVPFQQSLSAEAQQVFQTLARHASRHSLPLYLVGGALRDLILRNPTKDLDLVVEGDAISLVSSAAGTLGIKPTIHHAFGTATIKAGSVQIDIATARKETYARPGALPTVSPSTIEDDLRRRDFTLNAMALGLAGPHHGHLLDPHQGMYDLRQRLVRVLHDSSFHDDATRMFRAVRYEQRLDFQIEPQTKALISEALDKNMLSTISADRLRNELELMLAEASPGKMLQRTHDLGLLQALFPPLVRTPPITLIPEKSVPLVFIAALAYRLTANEAEAFIARINMTHPWAVAARQSADLHSIEEKLSRPDLTRRDLWELLEHRPLVCVKAAAAVAENPLAKDRLRQYISLYQRMKPVLTGDDLLALGYAPGPKVGQILRRLQISRLEGKTNTKDDEVKLAKAWLAS, encoded by the coding sequence ATGCCCCCTTCCCGAAAACGCAAAGCCCCTTCCTCTTCTGACCTCCTCGTCCCCTTCCAGCAATCCCTCTCTGCTGAAGCCCAACAGGTCTTCCAAACCCTGGCTCGACACGCCTCGCGCCATTCCTTACCTCTATACCTCGTCGGCGGCGCCCTCCGAGACCTTATCCTCCGCAATCCGACGAAAGACCTCGACCTGGTCGTCGAAGGCGACGCCATCTCCTTGGTCTCATCGGCAGCTGGAACCCTCGGCATCAAGCCTACCATCCACCACGCCTTCGGCACCGCCACAATTAAGGCCGGCTCGGTGCAAATCGACATTGCCACAGCTCGCAAGGAGACCTACGCCCGCCCGGGCGCTCTACCCACCGTGTCCCCCAGCACCATCGAAGACGACCTACGCCGCCGCGACTTTACCTTGAACGCCATGGCTCTGGGTCTCGCGGGACCCCATCATGGCCATCTGCTGGACCCCCACCAGGGCATGTACGACCTGCGTCAGCGTCTTGTCCGCGTCCTCCACGACTCCAGTTTTCATGACGACGCCACCCGCATGTTTCGCGCCGTTCGATACGAGCAGCGCCTGGACTTCCAGATCGAGCCTCAGACCAAGGCTCTTATTAGCGAAGCCTTAGATAAAAACATGCTCTCCACCATCAGCGCCGACCGCCTGCGTAACGAGCTTGAACTCATGCTTGCGGAAGCAAGCCCCGGCAAAATGCTCCAGCGCACTCATGACCTCGGCCTCCTCCAGGCCCTCTTCCCACCCCTTGTCCGCACCCCACCCATCACCCTCATCCCCGAAAAAAGCGTCCCTCTGGTCTTTATCGCCGCCCTTGCCTACCGCCTCACCGCCAATGAGGCTGAAGCCTTTATTGCCCGCATCAACATGACCCACCCCTGGGCCGTCGCCGCCCGCCAGTCCGCCGACCTTCACTCCATCGAAGAAAAGTTATCCAGGCCGGACCTGACCCGCCGAGACCTGTGGGAACTGCTGGAGCATCGACCCCTTGTCTGCGTTAAGGCCGCCGCCGCCGTGGCAGAAAATCCCCTGGCAAAAGACAGGCTGCGGCAGTACATTAGTCTTTATCAGCGCATGAAGCCTGTCCTGACTGGTGACGATCTTTTGGCACTGGGGTATGCTCCCGGGCCCAAAGTCGGCCAGATACTGCGGCGGCTCCAGATATCCAGGTTGGAAGGAAAAACAAATACTAAAGATGATGAAGTGAAGCTGGCTAAAGCCTGGCTGGCTTCCTGA
- a CDS encoding acetyl-CoA carboxylase biotin carboxylase subunit, protein MFSKILIANRGEIACRVIRTCKKMGIPTVAVYSEADSNALHVQMADEAYYIGAAPPSESYLNIVKIIDVAETSGAEAIHPGYGFLSENAAFAVACREVGIKFIGPTPEVVEKMGDKLEARKLAEKAGIPIIPGTNTAVGDRNALKRAKKLGFPLMVKAAAGGGGIGMQIVRSAKELVPILERARHQAENSFGSPRLYFERYLEHASHIEVQILGDEKGNVAHLYERDCSVQRRNQKVLEVAPTIKINGKLRKTLTKNALKLAKHIGYTNAGTVEFLVSSDGEMYFLEMNKRLQVEHGITEMITGIDLVEMQIRIAAGETLPLKQKVIRTHGYAMEARIYAEDPETFFPSAGTITQIKEPKVDDFVRIDGAIYPGYEVSIYYDPLLAKLICWGESREEARSRLAAALSEYQIEGVSTNIPFLHRVISSHEFISGKYDTWLVANLQAEALQGAASENGAGEIDVDERELAAAAAVAMMAAKNGSHNGANGSGGVASPWKIYGRSQQMAVRPMGRAGWR, encoded by the coding sequence ATGTTCAGCAAGATACTTATAGCTAATCGCGGCGAGATAGCCTGTCGGGTAATCCGCACTTGCAAGAAGATGGGGATTCCGACAGTGGCGGTGTATTCGGAAGCGGACAGCAACGCCCTTCACGTGCAGATGGCGGACGAGGCTTATTACATTGGAGCGGCACCCCCGTCGGAGAGCTACCTAAACATTGTAAAGATAATTGATGTGGCAGAAACCTCCGGCGCTGAGGCGATACACCCAGGGTATGGATTCTTGTCTGAGAACGCCGCTTTTGCGGTGGCATGCCGCGAGGTGGGAATAAAGTTCATAGGGCCGACGCCGGAAGTTGTCGAGAAGATGGGGGACAAGCTGGAGGCCCGCAAACTGGCGGAAAAGGCGGGCATACCCATTATTCCGGGCACCAACACCGCAGTGGGGGACCGCAACGCCCTAAAGCGAGCGAAGAAGCTGGGTTTTCCGTTGATGGTAAAGGCGGCTGCGGGTGGTGGCGGCATCGGCATGCAGATTGTGAGGTCGGCAAAGGAGCTGGTGCCTATACTTGAGCGTGCCAGGCATCAAGCCGAGAATTCGTTTGGCAGCCCGCGACTGTATTTCGAGCGCTACCTGGAACACGCGTCGCACATCGAGGTGCAGATACTGGGGGACGAGAAGGGAAACGTGGCGCACCTTTATGAAAGGGACTGCTCAGTGCAGCGCCGCAACCAGAAGGTGCTGGAGGTGGCGCCTACCATAAAGATCAACGGCAAGCTCCGCAAGACGCTGACAAAGAATGCGCTGAAGCTGGCTAAGCACATTGGCTACACCAACGCGGGCACGGTAGAGTTCCTAGTTTCCAGCGATGGCGAGATGTATTTTCTAGAAATGAACAAGCGGCTCCAGGTGGAGCACGGCATAACCGAGATGATTACCGGCATTGACTTGGTGGAGATGCAGATAAGGATTGCCGCCGGCGAGACGCTGCCGCTGAAGCAAAAGGTTATCCGAACGCATGGATACGCGATGGAAGCCCGAATATACGCGGAAGACCCGGAGACCTTTTTCCCATCGGCGGGGACAATAACGCAAATCAAAGAACCTAAGGTGGATGATTTTGTTCGAATAGACGGGGCTATCTACCCAGGTTATGAGGTCAGCATCTATTACGACCCGTTACTGGCGAAGCTGATCTGCTGGGGGGAGTCGAGGGAGGAGGCACGGTCTAGGCTGGCGGCGGCGCTGTCGGAATATCAGATAGAAGGAGTCAGCACCAACATCCCGTTTCTACATCGAGTAATTTCCAGCCATGAGTTCATCTCGGGCAAATACGATACGTGGCTGGTGGCTAACCTTCAAGCCGAGGCTTTGCAAGGGGCGGCTTCGGAGAATGGGGCCGGGGAAATAGACGTGGATGAGAGGGAACTAGCCGCCGCCGCGGCAGTGGCTATGATGGCGGCCAAGAACGGTTCTCATAACGGCGCCAATGGGAGCGGTGGCGTGGCGAGTCCGTGGAAGATTTATGGTCGGTCGCAGCAGATGGCCGTGAGGCCTATGGGGAGAGCAGGGTGGCGGTAA
- the rnc gene encoding ribonuclease III, whose product MARGCPGQNIGSFRLALSRKVEKRLGLRFQEPSLLIEALTHPSFLNENPATKQVSYERLEFLGDAVLGAIVAAELYQRFPDLQEGQMTKLRAYLVQRESLAKAAGKLGLGEALHMGYGEELGGGRERGSNLASALEAVVGAVFLDQGYEKAKGLVLELLGSEIDDVGSAGLPKDPKSHLQEIVQAKVGIPPQYVVVAEEGKDHSRQFTIEVRMDGKPLAAGTGRRKADAERQAASKAIKILTGDSSKKEQLYVEDL is encoded by the coding sequence CTGGCCCGCGGGTGTCCAGGCCAGAACATAGGGTCCTTTCGATTGGCTTTATCGAGGAAAGTGGAGAAAAGGCTGGGCTTAAGATTTCAAGAGCCCAGCCTTTTGATTGAGGCCCTGACGCACCCTTCATTCCTGAATGAGAACCCTGCCACAAAGCAGGTCTCGTATGAGCGCCTGGAATTTTTGGGAGATGCAGTCCTAGGAGCGATTGTGGCGGCGGAGCTTTACCAGAGGTTTCCGGACCTGCAAGAGGGGCAGATGACCAAGCTGCGGGCCTACCTGGTACAGAGGGAATCGCTGGCGAAGGCGGCGGGTAAATTAGGGTTGGGCGAGGCCCTGCACATGGGCTACGGCGAGGAGCTGGGAGGGGGTCGGGAGCGGGGGTCCAACCTAGCTTCGGCGTTGGAGGCGGTGGTGGGCGCGGTGTTCCTGGACCAGGGGTATGAAAAAGCGAAGGGGCTTGTTTTAGAGTTGCTGGGCAGTGAGATTGACGACGTTGGGAGCGCGGGCTTGCCGAAGGACCCCAAGTCCCACTTGCAAGAGATTGTACAGGCAAAAGTCGGCATCCCGCCGCAGTACGTGGTAGTCGCTGAGGAGGGGAAGGACCATAGCCGCCAGTTCACAATAGAGGTGCGGATGGACGGCAAGCCTCTGGCGGCAGGGACTGGGCGTCGGAAGGCGGACGCCGAGAGGCAGGCGGCCAGCAAGGCAATTAAAATTCTAACGGGCGACTCGTCTAAGAAAGAGCAGCTATATGTTGAGGATCTTTAA
- a CDS encoding NIPSNAP family protein, protein MLYEVRTYTLIPNAIPEYEKRFAQGLAHREKFSKLAAFWHTDIGPLNQVIHVWPYNDLEERRKVRAAAVKEGVWPPKASELYVDTRSEVFTPAPFMRPLNTQKVGPIFEMRTYTYKVGAMSQVLKLWEERIAWREKLSPMVACWYSEFGELNRFVHIWAYKSLDERARIRVESFKDRSKWPAPTQEWLLAQENKIMLPASFSPVQ, encoded by the coding sequence ATGCTCTACGAAGTCCGCACCTACACCCTTATCCCCAACGCTATACCCGAGTACGAAAAACGCTTTGCCCAAGGCCTCGCCCATCGTGAGAAATTCTCCAAGCTCGCCGCCTTCTGGCACACCGACATCGGCCCCCTGAACCAGGTTATCCACGTCTGGCCCTATAACGACCTTGAGGAGCGTCGCAAGGTCAGGGCCGCTGCTGTGAAGGAAGGCGTCTGGCCACCTAAGGCGTCCGAATTGTATGTCGACACCCGCAGTGAGGTTTTCACCCCTGCACCCTTCATGCGGCCCCTCAATACACAAAAGGTCGGCCCCATCTTTGAAATGCGCACCTACACCTACAAAGTCGGCGCCATGTCCCAGGTCCTGAAGCTTTGGGAAGAACGAATCGCCTGGCGGGAAAAGCTCTCCCCCATGGTGGCCTGCTGGTACAGCGAATTCGGCGAGTTAAATCGCTTTGTCCACATTTGGGCCTATAAGAGCCTCGATGAGCGCGCGCGCATCCGCGTCGAATCTTTCAAAGACCGGAGCAAATGGCCCGCCCCTACCCAGGAATGGCTCTTGGCCCAGGAAAACAAAATCATGCTCCCCGCCTCCTTCTCACCGGTCCAGTAG
- the recO gene encoding DNA repair protein RecO: MSSRIYKTEAIVLKSSPYGEGHLLVTLLTRDGSKVRAMAWGARKPTSRKVGHLEPLTRVDLALSKGRDMDSISQAQNLEGYVAIKSNLEATAMALYLAELAEAFANQDSPNPALYRLFSVMLREIQSSSPPEVIVPYYQLNLLKVTGFMPEIYRCVECRKGVTPGQHRFSVDLGGLVCTQCRPTGNVRLAPLSIEALRALRFLHISEVPALATVDMPAALVRELRSLLDSSLRYWLDREVRAKGFMDHIGATAGLKA; encoded by the coding sequence GTGTCCAGCCGGATTTACAAAACAGAAGCCATAGTGCTGAAGTCTTCGCCATACGGCGAAGGGCACTTGTTGGTGACGCTTTTGACTCGCGACGGCTCAAAGGTTCGGGCCATGGCGTGGGGGGCGAGGAAGCCGACCAGCCGGAAGGTGGGACACCTGGAGCCGCTTACGCGCGTCGATTTGGCGCTCAGCAAGGGCCGAGACATGGACAGCATCAGCCAGGCGCAAAACCTGGAAGGGTATGTAGCTATCAAGAGCAACCTGGAGGCTACGGCCATGGCCCTGTATCTGGCGGAGCTGGCCGAGGCTTTCGCCAATCAAGACAGCCCTAACCCCGCGCTTTACAGGTTGTTCTCAGTCATGCTGCGAGAGATTCAGTCATCGTCGCCACCCGAGGTTATAGTGCCTTATTACCAACTCAACCTACTGAAGGTCACAGGCTTCATGCCGGAGATATATCGATGTGTAGAGTGCCGGAAAGGGGTGACCCCGGGGCAGCACCGCTTCAGCGTGGACCTGGGGGGACTTGTATGCACCCAGTGCCGGCCGACAGGCAACGTGCGACTGGCGCCGCTATCAATTGAGGCCTTGAGGGCGCTTCGCTTTCTGCATATCAGCGAGGTGCCGGCTCTGGCGACGGTGGACATGCCGGCGGCGCTGGTAAGGGAGCTAAGGTCTCTGCTGGACAGCAGTTTGCGTTACTGGCTGGACAGGGAGGTGAGGGCGAAGGGGTTCATGGACCACATAGGCGCTACAGCGGGCTTAAAGGCCTAG
- the recR gene encoding recombination protein RecR: MPAPGPVARLIQELNRLPGIGPKTAQRLAYHIIRASSDDVQSLADSILGVKDRIIFCSSCHNLTEIDPCDICADPRRDRSLICVVEDPLDVLTMEKVGFYRGLYHVLHGVISPMNGIGPEDLKIREMLPRLQDGTVREVVIGVNPTLEGDATAMYIQRLISPLGVRVTNLARGLPVGGQLEYADEVTLTRAFQGRREL; this comes from the coding sequence ATCCCCGCTCCCGGCCCTGTCGCGCGTCTTATTCAAGAACTGAATCGCCTTCCAGGTATTGGCCCGAAGACAGCCCAGCGGCTGGCTTACCACATCATCAGAGCGTCATCGGACGACGTGCAGTCGCTGGCGGACTCGATACTGGGCGTCAAGGACAGGATTATCTTTTGCTCGTCGTGCCACAACCTGACGGAGATAGACCCGTGCGATATTTGTGCCGACCCAAGACGGGACCGGAGCCTGATATGCGTGGTGGAAGACCCGCTGGACGTGCTTACGATGGAGAAGGTGGGGTTCTACAGGGGACTGTACCATGTACTCCACGGGGTAATTTCTCCCATGAACGGGATAGGCCCTGAAGACCTGAAAATTCGAGAGATGCTGCCGCGTTTGCAAGACGGTACGGTTAGAGAAGTCGTTATCGGAGTAAACCCGACGCTGGAGGGCGATGCCACGGCAATGTATATCCAGCGCCTCATTTCCCCGCTGGGAGTGCGCGTGACTAACCTGGCCAGGGGACTTCCAGTGGGGGGCCAGCTAGAATATGCCGATGAGGTAACATTGACTCGAGCTTTCCAGGGCCGGCGAGAGCTTTAA